ATTGTGCTGACAAAGAAATATTGATTGATATTTCTCTTCTATCATCTTTTTTTCTTTTTTCCGTAATTCGCTTTCTACATTATCAGGACTTCCATAAAAAAAGTATTCTTCATATTTTTCTCTTCCTATTACACCTTTGACGCAAAATTTTAAATATACCTCATCTATTTCTACCTCCTCATCTAATTCTAAGGGATTTACTTCGTTTAAAGATGATAAAAATTTATGCCGCCAACGCTGAGCTGTTTTTTTATCAAAGTCCAACACTTTACTGATACGTTCATTAGTCATAGGTTGTTCGCTATCCAACATAATATACACAAAATCAGACCATTTATCCTTTAACTTCAAATTATATAAAGGAGTATTTGCATCTCTAAATTGAGTAGAACCACATGCTTTGCATTGATACCTTTGATTATTTTTGTAAGTTCCATTTTTCACAAAAAAATCTGCTCCACATCTACGACAAATCATACCCTCTGCCGAAATAGAACCGGTATCTATAATATTTATTGATAGAAATTGGTTTAAAAATTTAAGTAATATCTTTTGTTGATAAAGTTTTAAATATTTATATTTGTTAATTATATCTTTCATAATTGTGTCCATAAATACAATTTACAAAAAATATTTCAAAAAAGCAAATTATTTTGCAAAAAAATCACAATATTTGGGAATAGCCCATTTTAAAATTAGTATTTGTAAATTTTTATTTTGAAAAACATTTGAGAATAAAAGTAGTTGTAATAAAAAAAAGTTAATTTCTGATACAACGCACAGATAGTCCACTTGATTTTTTACCATTGTATCTGATAATTTTTGAATTGTTGAATGAGAGATAATGCAACCATGCAG
The nucleotide sequence above comes from Bacteroidota bacterium. Encoded proteins:
- a CDS encoding IS1595 family transposase, encoding MKDIINKYKYLKLYQQKILLKFLNQFLSINIIDTGSISAEGMICRRCGADFFVKNGTYKNNQRYQCKACGSTQFRDANTPLYNLKLKDKWSDFVYIMLDSEQPMTNERISKVLDFDKKTAQRWRHKFLSSLNEVNPLELDEEVEIDEVYLKFCVKGVIGREKYEEYFFYGSPDNVESELRKKEKKMIEEKYQSIFLCQHNRMGDFDFSPIKIQKKGIVSKEDLERVMKELDLSKRTVITDKETSMMSYMNTLDNVNHLTFRSSDIKKGILENKKVHNNNINNTMMLLRGWLKVFRGVSTKYIWNYLKWFRFLNLFKLFKTRQMIGYSLSDKNSYPRFKNIFKTYEEFVYI